The following proteins are co-located in the Aggregicoccus sp. 17bor-14 genome:
- the atpD gene encoding F0F1 ATP synthase subunit beta, protein MSAQVPMAGKITQVLGPVVDVEFPPGGLPEVYTALKISNPTLAGGADNLTVEVAQHLGENTVRCIAMDSTDGLARGMAVRNTGAPIQVPVGSATLGRILNVTGEPVDEKGPTNATQTLPIHRAPPPFTEQDVRVQMFETGIKVIDLLAPYTRGGKIGLFGGAGVGKTVLLMELIRNVAVERGGFSVFAGVGERTREGNDLYHEMQESGVINTADLTKSQTVLVYGQMNEPPGARARVALSALTIAEYFRDVEGRDVLLFVDNIFRFTQAGSEVSALLGRIPSAVGYQPTLSTEMGMLQERITSTTKGSVTSVQAVYVPADDLTDPAPATTFAHLDATTVLNRAIAELAIFPAVDPLDSTSRILDPGVIGQDHYAVARKVQGILQKYKELQDIIAILGMDELSESDKQVVARARKIQRFLSQPFHVAEVFTGKPGRYVKLQDTIQGFKEIADGKHDDIPEAAFYMAGDINEVLENARKLAA, encoded by the coding sequence ATGAGCGCTCAAGTTCCGATGGCAGGCAAGATCACCCAGGTCCTCGGCCCCGTGGTGGACGTGGAGTTCCCGCCCGGCGGGCTCCCCGAGGTGTACACCGCCCTCAAGATCTCCAACCCCACGCTCGCCGGCGGCGCGGACAACCTCACCGTCGAGGTCGCGCAGCACCTCGGTGAGAACACCGTGCGCTGCATCGCCATGGACAGCACGGACGGCCTCGCGCGCGGCATGGCCGTGCGCAACACCGGCGCTCCCATCCAGGTGCCGGTGGGCTCGGCCACGCTCGGCCGCATCCTGAACGTCACCGGCGAGCCGGTGGACGAGAAGGGCCCGACCAACGCCACCCAGACGCTGCCCATCCACCGCGCGCCCCCTCCCTTCACGGAGCAGGACGTGCGCGTGCAGATGTTCGAGACCGGCATCAAGGTCATCGACCTGCTCGCCCCCTACACCCGCGGCGGCAAGATCGGCCTCTTCGGCGGCGCCGGCGTGGGCAAGACGGTGCTCCTGATGGAGCTCATCCGCAACGTGGCCGTGGAGCGCGGCGGCTTCAGCGTGTTCGCCGGCGTGGGTGAGCGCACCCGCGAGGGCAACGACCTGTACCACGAGATGCAGGAGTCGGGCGTGATCAACACGGCCGACCTGACCAAGAGCCAGACCGTGCTCGTGTACGGCCAGATGAACGAGCCGCCCGGTGCGCGCGCGCGCGTGGCGCTCTCGGCGCTCACCATCGCGGAGTACTTCCGCGACGTGGAGGGCCGCGACGTGCTCCTCTTCGTGGACAACATCTTCCGCTTCACCCAGGCGGGCTCCGAGGTGTCGGCGCTCCTGGGCCGCATCCCCAGCGCCGTGGGTTACCAGCCCACGCTCTCCACCGAGATGGGCATGCTGCAGGAGCGCATCACCTCCACCACCAAGGGCTCGGTCACCTCGGTGCAGGCGGTGTACGTGCCCGCGGACGACCTGACGGACCCCGCGCCCGCCACGACCTTCGCCCACCTGGATGCGACCACGGTGCTCAACCGCGCCATCGCCGAGCTGGCGATCTTCCCCGCGGTGGACCCGCTCGACTCCACCAGCCGCATCCTCGACCCGGGCGTCATCGGGCAGGACCACTACGCGGTGGCCCGCAAGGTCCAGGGCATCCTGCAGAAGTACAAGGAGCTGCAGGACATCATCGCCATCCTCGGCATGGACGAGCTCAGCGAGAGCGACAAGCAGGTCGTCGCGCGCGCCCGCAAGATCCAGCGCTTCCTCTCCCAGCCCTTCCACGTGGCCGAGGTCTTCACCGGCAAGCCGGGCCGCTACGTGAAGCTCCAGGACACCATCCAGGGCTTCAAGGAGATCGCGGACGGCAAGCACGACGACATCCCCGAGGCCGCCTTCTACATGGCCGGGGACATCAACGAGGTGCTGGAGAACGCCCGCAAGCTCGCGGCCTAG
- a CDS encoding F0F1 ATP synthase subunit epsilon — protein MAKLTVEIVTPEKRVLSVQADEAVVPGAQGLFGVRPGHTPFLSLMEPGVLTLTESGRRDSYFVAGGFVEVGDDRVLVLADAAEQVSGIDVEAARRRMSDAQERLKGLSSDDARFHVEAAAVRRETARIAAAGTR, from the coding sequence ATGGCCAAGCTGACGGTCGAGATTGTCACCCCCGAGAAGCGCGTGCTGTCCGTGCAGGCGGACGAGGCGGTCGTCCCCGGCGCGCAGGGCCTGTTCGGCGTGCGCCCCGGCCACACGCCCTTCCTCAGCCTGATGGAGCCCGGCGTGCTCACCCTCACCGAGAGCGGGCGGCGCGACAGCTACTTCGTCGCCGGCGGCTTCGTGGAGGTGGGTGACGACCGCGTGCTGGTGCTCGCGGACGCCGCCGAGCAGGTGAGCGGCATCGACGTGGAGGCGGCGCGCCGCCGGATGAGCGACGCGCAGGAGCGGCTCAAGGGCCTCTCCAGCGACGACGCGCGCTTCCACGTGGAGGCGGCTGCCGTGCGCCGCGAGACCGCGCGCATCGCGGCGGCCGGCACGCGCTAG